ACGTCCGCAGAAACAGGTGTAATAACCAATGTACTCCGCGGACATACGAGCACAGTCAAGTGCTTGTCATGGGATCCTTCCAATACATCCTTATTGGCGACAGGCGGTCGGGATGGTGCCATATGCCTTTGGGACCTGCGGGTGGGTGAACGTGTCCATGATACGGAAACAACAGCTTCAGCCCCAGTAATGACGATCTTTGGTGCACACGAAAACACGACCGTTAAGAGCAAACCAAAATCTCGAAAAGGAAAACAGAACCCATCACCTCGCACAGTTACCAATTTACTGTACCCTGGATCAGAGCCTTTTAGCATAGTTAGCAGCGGTTCGTTTGACGGGTAAGTTACAACTGCGTCTTGATGTGAGTAATTTGCATGCTCATGCTACTGTTTTAGCATACTTCGCTGCTGGGACTTGCGAACACCTGCTACCCCGAAAAAAAAGACCGCAAAATTAAGCGTCCCAACAGAATTATATTCTTCTCTGATCGATCCAACGACACGGACTTCTAAACGAGCTAGGGGCATTCTCAGCATGACCACCGGGACGGGGCCATCCGCAGGGCTTATATTTGCCTTCAGTGCTGACTCTCGAATCCACATCTACGATCTTCCGAGTTTGAATGCCCACAATGCCTCTTACTCCCACGAGAACCTCCAAACAAGTTCCTTTTATGTAGGGCTGTCAGTTTCACCTTGTGGACGATGGTTGGCATGCGGAGGAAGTCCAAATACGGGAAACAGTTTTCTCTTTGACGTTGAGAACGCTTCGGGGACAAGTTCAATACAAAGCCAAGGAGTTGAGTTAAAGGGGCAAATGGGGGAAGTGGGGAGTGTTGATTGGGCTGCGGAATCGCTGGCTACGTGTGCGGACGATGGTACTGTCAGAGTGTGGAGACCGGATTTAACGACACACATCAAATGCCGCGAGCAACCAGAGGAAAGTAGTTGGGACTGGAGTTGGTCAATGTAGTCGTTTCAGTTGAAAGCTAGTTGTATTACGCGTGAAGGTGTGCACTGCGCGATCGGTGTTTGCATGATGAGCGTGTGAGGAAATATTATTATACAATTAAGGTATCCAGATCACCGTGGAGGGCAACAAAATGTTTAGAAAATAATGGGAATGGCAATGGGCCATTTACTTCTGCTGTATTGCATTTACAAGCCTAGGCACATACCAAGGTCACTCATAGATGTTGACCCACAATATTTTGAAGACTTACCAATCCAACCCTTCTTCTAAACCTTCGCCTTTGGTCGCACAACTTCCCCTGACACTCCATGGTCGTGTCTTCTCCCCACCTGCAAGGCCAAGCTGCTCACTGATTTCTTCAGGCTTGAGAGCACCTTCGACGTCCTGTTTATTGCAAAACACCAATAGGGGGGCGCCCTTCAATTCTTCTTCCGACAGCATCGTTAGAAGCTCGGTACGCGACGTTGTCAACCGAGAATGGTCTGATGAATCAATGACATAAATAATTGCTGAGGTGTTGGGGAAATAGCATCGCCAATATGGCCTGCACGATGTCGTACCGTGATTAGTCAGGGTCGGGGATAGGTGACTACGCTCACATACCGGATACTCGACTGGCCACCGAGATCCCAGACTTGGAATTTGATGTTTTTATACTAAATTATGTTTATTCAGTACGTGAAGTCCAGCAACCGCCGAAACAAATACCTGTACTGTCTCGACGTTGAAACCAATTGCTTACAGTTGATGTGTCAGCCTTCAGCTTCACAGCAGACAAGGGATATAACTCACTGGGTATTGTGGAGACAACTTCGCCAATCTAACCAGGATATTGAGAAAGACGAATTGTCAATATTAATGGCCATACCTGAAGTCTATAAAGGATAGTTGTCTGGAACCGACACGAATCAGTACCAAACCATAATCGACTACGTAGCACAGACCTTTCCAGCAGAATCCAGCCCTAACATGAGAATCCGGACGTCCTGGTCCTTGCTCCATCGAACCAGCGAGGACAAAgattgaaagagagatgatATTGAGAGACCCATGATTGAAAAGGACGGAAGGTATATGGGAGTAAATAACAAACAGGCTTTGGGCGGCAGTGCATCTCTTTCTGGGAAACGCTCGGCAGAAGAGTTCCCAAATTCATAAGCACGTGAGAGACGCGCGATAATACCTCGTCGATCCAATTTCGTTTTCTAGTAACTTTGCATCTCTTTTCTGACTCTAACTCCCCGACAGATACCATGGGAGCTTCCCCAACAAATGTAAAGGACTCAAAGGATGTCAAAAAGTCAAGCAAGTCACGCAAAAAGTCAAGGAAAGCCGCTGTCATCGTCGAGGTATCTGAAGATACAGCGGGAACTAGTACTACGCCAAAAGAGTCCACTCTGAGCACAAACATTCTTGAAAAGACCGGTGTAGACGGCGTGGACACCGAAACTGTGTTTGAGAACAAAAAGGCGCTGAAGAGGGCTATCAGGGCGGCCAGAGTCCGCCGACCTGCAGACGAAAATGCTGCTTCGAAAAAGGAATCGGGCAATAAGCGTAAAGACAGGGCAGAAGATGCAGCATCCGATGAACCTCCAAAGaagaaacacaaaaacagGACCGAGTTTGCAGACCCGAGAGTTGACACAACATTAAATCCTCAATCAAGTAAAGGTGCACTTCTTCAGCTTTCGGAATCTTCAAGTTTGTGTTCTCACCGTTAGCGTATTGAATTGCAGCCTTGGAATATGCCTTCACTCAGATGAACCGACCTTCCAAATGGAAATTTAACAAGGCTAGACAAAATTGGCTTATTCGAAACATATGGGCGCCTGAAGCTGTGAGTTTTAAAAGCCTTGGATTATGCATCATCTGACATGCTTCATTTTCAGTTACCGGACGTATATGTACCTCTCGTCGTAAAATATTTGACCAACGTCCAAGGAGGATCGAGGCAGGTGAGAATCAATCTCTGACTTCGACCGTGACTGGTGCTTACCTTGATTCAAAAGAAATTGATAGAGTCTTGTCAATCATATCTCAAAGtagaagaaaagcaagatTCAGCGCAGGAAAATACGGCTCCATCAACAATTTCACaagcagaaaaagaaactaCTACTTTAAAATCGATACTAAAACCAACACCTGGACCTTTGATTCCTGGGCCTCTTATTGACACACCCTCTGCACCTTCAGCTGGGCCTGAAGGCTCAGGGATTCCTGCCTCAGGTGCGATCGTACCTGCATCCGAGGCTCCCCTGTCAGCCATAGCACTTGCAGATATCAGACGTACACGGGCGCAAACCTTACTTGATGCACTGGGTGGGCCTAAAGAAATACCATAACGCCAGCACTACGAATTTGTTGATGCTAAAGGGCTGTATCATTACTATTAACAAAACTAGGTTAATTATCTATACCATCTATTGAAAAGAGAACAATATCACGGTATCAATGACATTCACGTTAACTATCTATGCAAAATGTATGTTGCAAATAATCGTGTATTCACTTTTAGATTTCCATAAGGCGCTACTATCCAGATTCTCCAAACATCACGCAACACCGTGATTGATGCCGCGCATCTCCAATTTAAGCACAAACGGGCTTGACTTGTTCACCCATCATAACTATGTCAGACGACGAACTTAAGGTCGTCGCCATTACTGGCTTCAAGTCCCTGATATCGTCAAGAAAATTACACACCCCAACGACGTCAATGGACCTCTTAACCAGCGTAATGACTACCAAAATGCCAGCTGAATTGCTTCCAAACTCGCCAACACCCAAATTCCGTCTTACAGACCTTGCCCGCTTCGAGCGCATAGTAGAGGATCTCTCGAGCACATGGAGTGATGGTGTACTGTCATTCTCTCGAGATGGGGCATCTGGAAAGATGATAATATTGGAACTAGGGCTAAATTCCCCTTGTTCTGGCGCTCATCGACCTCTTCTTGGCGCTGCAAACCCTTCCTCGAATTCTGCTGGAGGTGGCCTGGCTGTCCTTGGgacaaggaagaggaagagagtTATAGATGAAGACGCAGACTCTGCTGCTggagacgacgatgacgcgTTGCAGGAAGATGAGGGAACCACCGTTACGTCGACCTCGACACTAGCCAACCTGAGCGCTGAAATGAAGGAGGTTTACATGATTCTTCAGAAAGGTACAGCTAAAGGGCGACTCCTTGCTGAGCAGGTACTACTTGCTGTCTTCTCTCTCCCTTAATTGAATCTGACATCACGATGATCTTACTCGAATAGTTTCATTCGCGGGACGAGAACTTTGACCCCATTTGTAGTTACATCACAAAAGAAGATTGTGCAAAAGCTCACAGAACATCTTCAAAAGCTTCCAATTCTGCTCCACCGAGTATCTGTGAACGTGTACATTTCCGCCCCCTCATTCGACCTCATACAGATGTGACACTAGGGCATTGTTCCTATCTCAACACATGCTATTCTGAACCTACCTACGCCCAGTCACCTTCACTCCCCCCATTCCCTGGTTCGAGCAACGTTCATGGTACTGTCCCTCTCAATACTCGCGGTCCAACCTCGCTGCCGTCCGGTTTGGGTGCGGGAGGACGgggaaaagagaaagcacCGTGTCGGTATCTTCATTACGAAGTGGACTGGGATGGAGGTGACGGTGACTGGAAGAAAGAGTCGCCACCAAAAAAGAAGTTTCACAGGTTGAGGATAGGACTGGGTCCCAATGGTAGGATCACCAAACCGGTGTGTTCTTATGTTATCTTTTTGTTTACAACTTCTTAACACTAGATACAGCTCCCACCGCAATGGATAAACTGCGACCTCCGCACATTTGATTATTCTACATTGGGCAAATTTCACGTCATTATGGCCGATCCACCGTGGGACATCCACATGAGTGTGCGTTGTTTGTCTTCTTTCAGTACCAAGTGATTACTGATCTTCTGACTGCTACCAGCTTCCTTATGGCACTATGAACGACGACGAGATGAGAAAAATGCCTATTCCCATGCTTCAAGACGAAgggttcttgttcttgtggGTAACAGGTCGCGCCATGGAAGTCGGCCGTGAGTGCATGCGAGTTTGGGGATACACTCGCGTGGATGAAGTAGTATGGGTCAAAACAAATCAAGTAAACGAcattcctttcatttcctGATACACTCGTACTCACATATCCCAAGCTGCAACGCGTCATTCGTACAGGCCGTACAGGGCATTGGCTTAATCACACGAAAGAGCATATGCTCGTTGGAGTTAAAACAGTCTTGGACGATAAAGGCGCGTTGAAATTCCCCTCGTGGGCAAATCGTGCGTTGGATACGGACGTGATTGTGTCTGAAGTACGAGAAACGAGCAGAAAACCCGATGAAGTGTATGGACTCATCGAAAGGATGTGTCCAGGGGGGAGGAAGGTAGAGATATTTGGCAGAAAGCATAACGTTCGGCCAGGGTGAGTGTACAATCAAAATTTGTAACATCAAGCTGGCCTGTGAAATATTTATCCTTTTCCCTTACCAGGTGGCTCACACTGGGCAACCAGCTGGGAGCAGATCAGATATTCGAAGAGGATTTGGCGCTTCGCGTCAAGGCCAAGTACACCTTGTCCCTTGCCATCTATTCCAAGATCAGtatttgacattttttgctTGCAGGTACCCCGACAGGCAGATAAACGCGCCTATGACCTACAAAAACAATACTCGCGCGTCTTAACACAAATTTATTGACTACATCACGTTCTTACGATTTTGGGACATTGGTATGATTTGCTTTCGAAACTATGCCTTTTTTATGCTTTCCACTGCATCTTATTACTTTGTACGACATATAATTGTGTAACATGCCCTCTACGGTTTTTTTGTAACTTATATCCTGTACTTGGACACCTATATATATCATATTCAAATACTTATTTATCACTGAGGTTTGATTGCGGAATGCTTCGGGTTACGATTATTATATACAGCTAATATCTATATCTATATTTGATCTCTACATTAGATGAGCTATCTACCGGTCCATACATCAATAAAATATAATCCACCATACAATATCTTCCCAGGGCAACAACAACGTCAGAGCTGCAGAATTGGATTAAATGCAAGGTATAAATCATTGTCGCTCCAGCTCTTTGACAAGCAAGGCGTTCACTTCATCCTTGTTATCCAGATATACTGCAAGATAGTATGCTAATCAGCAAGTTTCAGGTTTCAATCTCAAAACCAGACTAACCATGATGACCCGCATTTGAAATTATGTACATCCGTCCGTTATCATTGCCTACTTTTCGCAGGCGTTTCACACTTTCCTGCCCACCTACAGGGTCCATCCAGTCGTGGTCACCATATACGAATGTGACCTGCATGTCTTTCGGAAGTGCAGCTATTCGGTCGACAAGGGGCATGCGCGCATGGGCACCTGGCTCCAGAATGTGAGAGATGCAGTATTCACCAGACCCTTTTGCGAGTGTGATGTTCATGATATAGTCGTGCATGTCGCGTGTTTCCTCTTCTGTTAGTCCAGAGAAACGCCGAGATGAGTACTACACAAAACGTCAATATGACACCGAGATAGCGttcaataaaaaaaagtacCTTGCCAATGAGCATGGGACCCCAAACGAATGTAGAGCGGACGAGTTGGAAAGGACTCCAACCCTCCTCCCAGAGATAAGTGAAAAGGCGACGAGTTTTGCTTTCACGAGTCTTATTCTCTTTCTGCTCCTGACGAATACTCTTGACGCGGCCGTCCGTTGCCCTGTGGAAAGTAGAACGCTCATTTGAGGATGTTTTTGAGTCCGTTGAGACATTTGGTGGTTCATCGGTCAGTTCTCTCGATGGCTCTTCGTAGTTCGGACCTCGCGGTACACCAGCAGGCGAGAGAAGTATGAGCTTGTGTACTCTATCTGGGTATTTGAGCGCATACGCAACACTGAAATAAGCGCCGAGGGAGTGGCCGATCAGGGTCATTTTGTTGAGAGACATCTTGGTGCGCCAGTCTTCGAGAGAATCGATGAAAAAGGACTCTGCTTCTGCAACACGACTCTGCACGTTGTCCTTTTTGGCCTTTACTGAGAAAGGCACGCGCGCAGAGCGACCCATACCCAACCAGTCGAGCGCAAAGACAGAAGAACCATGGCGGCCCGCCCAATCTGCGAGAGGTGGAAAGttgtgaaagaaaaagcCAAGACCAGCACCATAGCCATGCAGCACGACTGCAGGCGGGGGTGCTGCAGACGATGGGGCGGTGGAGCGCATAGAGAAGGTGTTGATGTAGTGATTGGCAGGGGTGAGCTGAACGCGGGACGAGGTGGCAACGACGGGATCTGAGGGGGCAACCTGGGACTGGGAAGCTGATCTAAAGAAGGAAAGACGGCGCAACAGCCGCTCTTCGCTTATGGCGCTTTCCTTCTCGCCAACGTGCCACCTAGTAGAGAGATGGTTAGCAGACAACGGAGATTAGAGCAGTGAGCAGACAGACCAGCTACGGACGCTTGCAGTGAATGCTGCGGGGATCTCTCGGGCTGGGGGCAGCTGGGAATCCATTCTGCGAGAAAGGAGGGATCTGGAGAGGGAGGCCGTGGTgggagatgaggaggaggttaAGTAGCTGGTGCATCAGTTTATTAATGACCGACTGCCCATATGCCGTCCACTTATGAACCCTTTCGGCAATTCCACATCTTCCCACGCTGCCTTTCTCCCAACCACCATGTACAACGGTATCGGTCTGACTACTCCCCGCGGCAGGTTCGGTCGTTTATGGTCTCTTTGTAATAGTCTCTTTCTAATCTCTCTACAGTGGCACAAGCGGCTATGTCGTCCGCAACCTTTCTTCACTGCGCGTTCACGAGAGGAACAACGACAAGTCCGCCTGGGATGCTGCTCCCCCAAAGCACAGAGAGCCCGATGAGGCCATTCTCGAGCACGAGCGGAAAAGAAAGGTAGAAGTCAAGTGTCTGGAGCTCAGAGATGCCCTCGAAGATAAAGGGTGTGTtgtcttttttattttgtattCGCTCTGCTCAAACCTACCTAATCATCAGCATTGATGAGGAAATTATCGAAAAACAGGTCGATGACCTTCGCCAAAAACTCCTCGCCAATCTCTCCGCAATGGCGCCTCCCTCGCACGGCTTCAAGCCTTCAGATACCCATGGCCAGGCCGCCGCAAAAAAGGTCGAGCTGTCCAAGATGGCCCGTGCATTCGGCACCCGTGCAGACTACCAAGAAGGAGAGGCATTTGACAGGGAAAAGCAGGAGGAGAATAAAATAAAGCGTATGGCAGAGCGCGAGGAGCGGGAAAGGGCTAGGCTCGAAAACAAGGCCAAAATGGCCGAACAAAAGGCAAAATGGGAGCAGGaaaggaaggagagggatATGCAACGCAAGAAGGAACAAGAAAAGGCGAGAGAAGAGAGGGCCGATAAAGCTGCAAAGGATATGCCCCCTCCGCCTTTGCCTACTGGTCCAAAAAGGGATTATGTGGATAGGGACAGACCTAGTGACCAAGATTATCGACGCAGTCCACCCCCTCGCGGTCCCCCACCACGCAGCAATGTTCGTGGGGGCAGGGACATGCCTCCACCCCCTCGCGGAGACAGACAAGGACCCAGTGGTCGCTCCAAGCGAGACAGGGGATCTCCATCTAGatccccatccccacccCCAAGGAACAGAAGACGCGTGGACTCACGCTCCTCCTcgcgttctcgttctcgttcccGGTCATCACGCTCACCCTCACGTTCTCCTCCGCGCAACGCATCTCGCCGATCTCgttcagcttcagcttcaccTATGCGCATTGCCCCCCCTTCGTCACATCGCGGACCACCCCCTTCACATACTAGAGGTCCTGGCCCAAGAGGACGTGAACAGAGAGGACGCTCGCTATCCAGATCACGTTCTAGAACTCCACCGCGTAGAAGACGGGATTCTCGTTCGCCCTCAGTATCGCGTTCAAGATCCAAGTCGAGGTCCCGTTCACCTGGCAGGAGACGCCCACCCTTGCCGTCGTATCGTTCAGGTTCTCCCCCACCACCTTCGCGAGGTGAAcgccctccacctccattaCCCACCCCTCGTGACGAAGAACCCGTTCGAGGACGAGAGAGGGATTCTGGCAAACGAGGTGGCCGATCACGGTCAGCATCCACGGGGTCTTCAATGAGTGTTAGCTCCAGGAGTGAGAGCTCAAGAAGCAGAAGCCGGAGTGGAAGCCGTGACTAGTTGAAGGCTTTACTTTGTGATGGGGTGTCCTGAAATAAAATATACTGATGTTATAACTGACTGGTCTGATCATACCACTTTGAATAATTAACTCTTCCCATGCTCGGAGAAATAGGAAACTGAGAGGCTGTTTAATTATTGCAATGCTGAACTGGCAAACGTGTACTATAGGATGCATTGCATCTGCGAGGTTTCGCCTCTTGCTGCGTTCATCCTCGTTGTTCGCCGTTAACTTGTAAGGGAAATCACAGAATTCCATGCGTGAAATGCTCTGTAACCAGCAGCGCCCCGGCACAAAAGTACAGCGATGCAAAGCAAGTATGGGTCTTGTTATAAACGGATATGATCATGAGCAAGTTGCAAGCAAGCGCTCGTCAAGGTCTATATCCGACAATTCCGAGCCTCATGACAGGATCCGAACCACTAGCATAAAGCAAAGTGGCTGCTACCACTATTtaacctcttcctctgtttCCCCAGGCCGCGACCACCCaactctcctcttcctcccaacTAACCCTCTGACTCATTGTTCTGACTCATTTGCCTGGAACCAATACTTATACAGTCGCTTTGCGGTCAATTGATCGGTGGAACGAAAATTTACGCCCCTAACGCGACTTGCCGGTACGTTTCGTCGTTGTCTGTATCGCTCCAAGAACTCATAAAGATGGCTTTTAGACCTGTACGTACGTTTCTTTATGGCCGCTCTTTCTGTGCAATATTGTCTCGGTCAACCCGAAATTGCAACCTATATTGAAATCCCTGCTTTTCAACAGTTCCATAGTCATTTTAACCATCTACGATGAAGCCCAGCCAAAATCTACCTCTACATGCGCTTGCACGCAGGACAGGGAAAATATCTGGGTCTAACAACAACGTACTCCTTCGCAGTCGTGGTGTAGCTACAGCCGTACGTACCATCACAATCATGGCGCACACCACTACCGTGCCAAGAAGTCACTCTTTACCTATGCACTCATTTCGCTTTTATGAATTTAGCCTTCCACCGCATACCTTGCCCCCACCCACAAGCCTAAATCCCCACCCTCCGCTGCGACAGCAAATACTTTGGCTTTGGGCAAGGAGTACCTCCTCCCCGTATACGCGCGGCCCGAGTTTGTCCTAGCCCACGGAAAAGGCTCCTACGTGTGGGACGTCGACGGCAACAAATATCTGGATTTCAGCGCGGGTATTGCCGTCAACGCGCTTGGACACGCTGATGAAGGCGTATTGCAGGTGTGTATATTTTCCTTTATTCTATTTCTCTACGGCTTTGGGCCTATGGGAATAAATGGATACCAAGTATCAATAAATGGCTGGATGGTTGGATATCTCCTGGTGCCCATTGGTTATCAGTGAATCTATTTTGTTTGAGCGATCGCTGCCGAATTTTATTTTTGCATCTACACTGTTAAAAATAGGTTGGGATGGTGACCCATCCTCCATTCTCGAGGCTCCGAAATCTGTGCTTTGAAACGTTTATTTCTCATCATCGAGGGAGTCTGCATCTTATTCCATGGTATTCACTCGACATCTCCCACGTATGGGCATTGATTGCCTCTCCCGGAAATGGGTAGACTTCGGGGCGGGATGTATCCTGAGTACCGTCGGGTCGGTTACTCGTCGCGTCATgactctttctttccaccaTCTTTGATATCGTGTGGAGGACAACTCTGATCATTTATTAACCCTATCTTTTTGGTATTCTTAGGTTTTGACAGAACAAGCTGGAAAGCTATTGCATACGAGCAATGTGTACCATAATGAATGGGCCGGAAAACTTGCCAAACTGCTGGTCACTCTCACGCAGACTGAGGGAGGACTCGGCTATGCTGCTGGTGCCAAAGCAACTGAAACAGGTTCAGGAGGTGCAAAAGCATTCTTTGCGAATTCAGGAACCGAGGCAAACGAAGGGGCGCTGAAAATCGCGCGTAAAGTTGGAAAGGAGCGCTGGGCGGAGGCCAACGGCAAGAGTTGGGACGACCCAGCTTGCACCAAGAATCGTATAGCTTGCTTTGAGAATTCATTCCATGGGCGAAGCATGGGTGCTCTGAGCGTCACGAGTAACCCCAAATATCAGAAACCATTCGCGCCCCTTATTCCTGGCGTGGATGTGGGCAAACTGAACGATTTGGCTGGACTGGAGACCCTGGTGGGCGAGGACACTTGCGCGGTGATCGTTGAGCCTATCCAGGGTGAAGGAGGTATCAATGATGCCAATGTAGAGTGGCTGCGAGCATTGCGGAAACGATGTGACGCGGTAGGCGCTGTGCTGATCTTCGATGAGATACAGGTATGTTGATACCCATATGTGTCGAGGTTAGAGTGCTAAAGTGGACCGCGGTAGTGTGGGCTGTATAGGACAGGCACCCTCTGGGCGCATTCAAGCCTGCCTGCTGAATGTCACCCCGATATTGTGACGATGGCGAAGCCACTTGCGAATGGGTACCCCATTGGCGCGGTCGTGCTGAGGGACAGTGTTGCAGCTACTATGACACCAGGTATGTGACCATTACAGACAGACGAGATGGCTACTTGACCAAAATAGGTACACATGGGACGACATTTGGAGGATCACCACTGGCGTGCGCAATTGGACACTATGTCGTGTCTCGGCTTTCGTCGCCAGAATTTATTAGCAAGATGACGGACACGAGCAAATACCTGGGCGAACGGCTGGAGGCACTGCCGAAATGGTACCCGGGTCTTTTGGAGGAACGCgtgcgaggacgaggacaCATCCGGGGGCTCGGATTCAAAGACGTGGAAGTACCTGGGAGGATCGTAGAACTGGCGCGGGAGCGAGGGGTGTTTGTGCTTACTGCTGGGAAGAATGCGGTGCGACTTGTTCCCAGCCTGAATGTGGGGAAAGAGGAGGTTGATTTAGCGGTCGATGTGCTTGAAGGCTGTCTGTCTGTATCATATCATTAGCCGGAGAAACATATAGATAAATATAGCCGGATCAGGTGATTTCAAACGGACGCAATGTGATTGGCTCCCAATTTCCGAGAATAGTAATCTGGCGGGCACAAAAAGCGTGACAGCGCAAATTGGCTTTGACCTGACTCTCCCCCACCCACCATGGACAAGCTCTCGTCCCTCACCCGCTTCAAGAAATCCTGTCCCTTCCTGGGCAAGACAAAGACAGCAACCCTTCGCTCGCTGTCCACCGCGTCGTCC
The sequence above is a segment of the Psilocybe cubensis strain MGC-MH-2018 chromosome 4, whole genome shotgun sequence genome. Coding sequences within it:
- a CDS encoding N6-adenosine-methyltransferase subunit METTL3; translated protein: MSDDELKVVAITGFKSLISSRKLHTPTTSMDLLTSVMTTKMPAELLPNSPTPKFRLTDLARFERIVEDLSSTWSDGVLSFSRDGASGKMIILELGLNSPCSGAHRPLLGAANPSSNSAGGGLAVLGTRKRKRVIDEDADSAAGDDDDALQEDEGTTVTSTSTLANLSAEMKEVYMILQKGTAKGRLLAEQFHSRDENFDPICSYITKEDCAKAHRTSSKASNSAPPSICERVHFRPLIRPHTDVTLGHCSYLNTCYSEPTYAQSPSLPPFPGSSNVHGTVPLNTRGPTSLPSGLGAGGRGKEKAPCRYLHYEVDWDGGDGDWKKESPPKKKFHRLRIGLGPNGRITKPLPPQWINCDLRTFDYSTLGKFHVIMADPPWDIHMSLPYGTMNDDEMRKMPIPMLQDEGFLFLWVTGRAMEVGRECMRVWGYTRVDEVVWVKTNQLQRVIRTGRTGHWLNHTKEHMLVGVKTVLDDKGALKFPSWANRALDTDVIVSEVRETSRKPDEVYGLIERMCPGGRKVEIFGRKHNVRPGWLTLGNQLGADQIFEEDLALRVKAKYPDRQINAPMTYKNNTRAS
- a CDS encoding Pre-mRNA-splicing factor CWC21 — its product is MYNGIGLTTPRGSGTSGYVVRNLSSLRVHERNNDKSAWDAAPPKHREPDEAILEHERKRKVEVKCLELRDALEDKGIDEEIIEKQVDDLRQKLLANLSAMAPPSHGFKPSDTHGQAAAKKVELSKMARAFGTRADYQEGEAFDREKQEENKIKRMAEREERERARLENKAKMAEQKAKWEQERKERDMQRKKEQEKAREERADKAAKDMPPPPLPTGPKRDYVDRDRPSDQDYRRSPPPRGPPPRSNTDKDPVVAPSETGDLHLDPHPHPQGTEDAWTHAPPRVLVLVPGHHAHPHVLLRATHLADLVQLQLHLCALPPLRHIADHPLHILEVLAQEDVNREDARYPDHVLELHRVEDGILVRPQYRVQDPSRGPVHLAGDAHPCRRIVQVLPHHLREVNALHLHYPPLVTKNPFEDERGILANEVADHGQHPRGLQ
- a CDS encoding Arf GTPase arf1, with the translated sequence MGLSISSLFQSLSSLVRWSKDQDVRILMLGLDSAGKTTILYRLQIGEVVSTIPTIGFNVETVQYKNIKFQVWDLGGQSSIRPYWRCYFPNTSAIIYVIDSSDHSRLTTSRTELLTMLSEEELKGAPLLVFCNKQDVEGALKPEEISEQLGLAGGEKTRPWSVRGSCATKGEGLEEGLDWLVNAIQQK
- a CDS encoding Denticleless protein-like protein A (Denticleless protein homolog A); the encoded protein is MLPSPSSSPRAALAPCTNTLRTPQTTKSAKYLPTPPIESKTKRHRPVEHKSVNKSHKRLKLEETELSSDSEQSDYDEEEDVAMKEPESRVPHVKVRKSIPHHLFSRFITSPVMLMALVASSLPILQSFVSSNKSDVFKCHSVGGDTYLTPPYACSYSSDAKAGGKPLLAVATEQGTVHIFDTTRRKDWDCEIPRTTYQPHFNGIFDIKWNLDGRSLATCSGDQSTRITSAETGVITNVLRGHTSTVKCLSWDPSNTSLLATGGRDGAICLWDLRVGERVHDTETTASAPVMTIFGAHENTTVKSKPKSRKGKQNPSPRTVTNLLYPGSEPFSIVSSGSFDGILRCWDLRTPATPKKKTAKLSVPTELYSSLIDPTTRTSKRARGILSMTTGTGPSAGLIFAFSADSRIHIYDLPSLNAHNASYSHENLQTSSFYVGLSVSPCGRWLACGGSPNTGNSFLFDVENASGTSSIQSQGVELKGQMGEVGSVDWAAESLATCADDGTVRVWRPDLTTHIKCREQPEESSWDWSWSM
- a CDS encoding hypothetical protein (Uncharacterized protein YCR016W) — its product is MGASPTNVKDSKDVKKSSKSRKKSRKAAVIVEVSEDTAGTSTTPKESTLSTNILEKTGVDGVDTETVFENKKALKRAIRAARVRRPADENAASKKESGNKRKDRAEDAASDEPPKKKHKNRTEFADPRVDTTLNPQSSKALEYAFTQMNRPSKWKFNKARQNWLIRNIWAPEALPDVYVPLVVKYLTNVQGGSRQKLIESCQSYLKVEEKQDSAQENTAPSTISQAEKETTTLKSILKPTPGPLIPGPLIDTPSAPSAGPEGSGIPASGAIVPASEAPLSAIALADIRRTRAQTLLDALGGPKEIP
- a CDS encoding putative cardiolipin-specific deacylase, mitochondrial encodes the protein MDSQLPPAREIPAAFTASVRSWWHVGEKESAISEERLLRRLSFFRSASQSQVAPSDPVVATSSRVQLTPANHYINTFSMRSTAPSSAAPPPAVVLHGYGAGLGFFFHNFPPLADWAGRHGSSVFALDWLGMGRSARVPFSVKAKKDNVQSRVAEAESFFIDSLEDWRTKMSLNKMTLIGHSLGAYFSVAYALKYPDRVHKLILLSPAGVPRGPNYEEPSRELTDEPPNVSTDSKTSSNERSTFHRATDGRVKSIRQEQKENKTRESKTRRLFTYLWEEGWSPFQLVRSTFVWGPMLIGKYSSRRFSGLTEEETRDMHDYIMNITLAKGSGEYCISHILEPGAHARMPLVDRIAALPKDMQVTFVYGDHDWMDPVGGQESVKRLRKVGNDNGRMYIISNAGHHVYLDNKDEVNALLVKELERQ
- a CDS encoding Acetylornithine aminotransferase, mitochondrial; translated protein: MKPSQNLPLHALARRTGKISGSNNNVLLRSRGVATAPSTAYLAPTHKPKSPPSAATANTLALGKEYLLPVYARPEFVLAHGKGSYVWDVDGNKYLDFSAGIAVNALGHADEGVLQVLTEQAGKLLHTSNVYHNEWAGKLAKLLVTLTQTEGGLGYAAGAKATETGSGGAKAFFANSGTEANEGALKIARKVGKERWAEANGKSWDDPACTKNRIACFENSFHGRSMGALSVTSNPKYQKPFAPLIPGVDVGKLNDLAGLETLVGEDTCAVIVEPIQGEGGINDANVEWLRALRKRCDAVGAVLIFDEIQCGLYRTGTLWAHSSLPAECHPDIVTMAKPLANGYPIGAVVLRDSVAATMTPGTHGTTFGGSPLACAIGHYVVSRLSSPEFISKMTDTSKYLGERLEALPKWYPGLLEERVRGRGHIRGLGFKDVEVPGRIVELARERGVFVLTAGKNAVRLVPSLNVGKEEVDLAVDVLEGCLSVSYH